In one window of Hyla sarda isolate aHylSar1 chromosome 1, aHylSar1.hap1, whole genome shotgun sequence DNA:
- the LOC130304728 gene encoding uncharacterized protein LOC130304728 isoform X1: MAAVSTEKSVLFNTTVGTQEKMAAWSRVREKVSQVGSGTADRTVLCIRHRYYDCRASVLKKIKKQRQRRNISFRKWEMELKKHLLPEAQTSGNVGQASLRSHHHSPPQSPVRRDVEAEENLPQSAFTPVPEEDMGQPLSSAGCSPPPIPSPLSPTPAPPSVPMDMYLRVLHERDRLSREHNRHLAREIRRLTRTMHRLHHRQTDDFQVMLARVSQQHLPATAQLRVDLLTVISRIRQSPPLADTSSSNNGHLHKPKD, translated from the exons ATGGCTGCTGTCAGCACTGAAAAATCTGTGTTGTTCAACACTACAGTGGGCACACAGGAGAAGATGGCCGCCTGGAGCCGGGTGAGGGAGAAAGTGTCCCAAGTTGGAAGTGGCACAGCGGACAGGACAGTTCTCTGCATCAGGCATCG GTACTATGACTGCAGGGCATCAGtcctcaaaaaaattaaaaaacagcgGCAGAGGAGGAACATCAGCTTCAGGAAGTGGGAGATGGAGTTGAAGAAACACCTCCTACCAGAGGCCCAGACATCCGGGAATGTGG GCCAGGCTTCATTGAGGAGTCACCATCACAGTCCCCCACAATCACCTGTCCGGAGGGACGTTGAGGCTGAAGAAAATCTCCCGCAGTCAGCCTTCACGCCAGTGCCTGAGGAGGACATGGGCCAACCCCTGAGCTCAGCTGGCTGTTCACCACCACCTATACCCAGTCCACTCTCTCCAACCCCAGCACCCCCATCTGTCCCAATGGACATGTACCTTAGGGTACTCCATGAAAGGGACAGGTTGTCCAGGGAACACAACAGGCACCTTGCAAGGGAGATCCGAAGGTTGACTCGGACCATGCACCGACTTCACCATCGCCAGACTGACGACTTCCAAGTAATGTTGGCTCGGGTCAGCCAGCAGCACCTTCCGGCCACAGCACAGCTAAGGGTGGACCTCCTGACGGTGATTTCAAGGATCAGGCAATCACCTCCATTGGCTGACACCAGCAGCAGCAATAACGGGCACCTTCACAAACCTAAAGATTAA
- the LOC130304728 gene encoding uncharacterized protein LOC130304728 isoform X2: MAAVSTEKSVLFNTTVGTQEKMAAWSRVREKVSQVGSGTADRTVLCIRHRYYDCRASVLKKIKKQRQRRNISFRKWEMELKKHLLPEAQTSGNASLRSHHHSPPQSPVRRDVEAEENLPQSAFTPVPEEDMGQPLSSAGCSPPPIPSPLSPTPAPPSVPMDMYLRVLHERDRLSREHNRHLAREIRRLTRTMHRLHHRQTDDFQVMLARVSQQHLPATAQLRVDLLTVISRIRQSPPLADTSSSNNGHLHKPKD; encoded by the exons ATGGCTGCTGTCAGCACTGAAAAATCTGTGTTGTTCAACACTACAGTGGGCACACAGGAGAAGATGGCCGCCTGGAGCCGGGTGAGGGAGAAAGTGTCCCAAGTTGGAAGTGGCACAGCGGACAGGACAGTTCTCTGCATCAGGCATCG GTACTATGACTGCAGGGCATCAGtcctcaaaaaaattaaaaaacagcgGCAGAGGAGGAACATCAGCTTCAGGAAGTGGGAGATGGAGTTGAAGAAACACCTCCTACCAGAGGCCCAGACATCCGGGAAT GCTTCATTGAGGAGTCACCATCACAGTCCCCCACAATCACCTGTCCGGAGGGACGTTGAGGCTGAAGAAAATCTCCCGCAGTCAGCCTTCACGCCAGTGCCTGAGGAGGACATGGGCCAACCCCTGAGCTCAGCTGGCTGTTCACCACCACCTATACCCAGTCCACTCTCTCCAACCCCAGCACCCCCATCTGTCCCAATGGACATGTACCTTAGGGTACTCCATGAAAGGGACAGGTTGTCCAGGGAACACAACAGGCACCTTGCAAGGGAGATCCGAAGGTTGACTCGGACCATGCACCGACTTCACCATCGCCAGACTGACGACTTCCAAGTAATGTTGGCTCGGGTCAGCCAGCAGCACCTTCCGGCCACAGCACAGCTAAGGGTGGACCTCCTGACGGTGATTTCAAGGATCAGGCAATCACCTCCATTGGCTGACACCAGCAGCAGCAATAACGGGCACCTTCACAAACCTAAAGATTAA